The following coding sequences are from one Polynucleobacter sp. JS-JIR-II-50 window:
- a CDS encoding ATP-binding cassette domain-containing protein, whose protein sequence is MKLKSLLPILIAIAGLICLPLFIHNPYYIHLVETILIYTILLYGLDIVVGYVGQVSLGHAALFGIGSYTAGVLYFHFGLPIWINIPASIIVTAIFGGILALPALKVIGPYLAMVTLAFGTIAQILINEMTWLTEGPLGIKIPKPELMGVPMTKAEYFWLVSAVLIISLIVVDRFVKSQIGRAFEALRDSPIACDCMGVSVYRFKVIAFVISAGFAGLAGCLYAYSEQYISPNTYNNELAVLFLLGIIMGGRKSRLGALIGAAIIVLLPKLLDDINLFRIVASVIAIVVVVGAGMALSKKITTPKRVALPIAGVVGLAAFSFWLNSISDWRLSIFGFMILLVVYYLQSGIVGFAKSFYQAMVGKAKTTRGGDHEAVDDSISFISTVANQNTGAELLKVDSVLMQFGGLKALNNVDLSIKRGTIHGLIGPNGSGKSTMMNVLTGIYVPTAGNVLYSGESVVGKTSSDIALSGIARTFQNVQLFGEMTAIQNILVGLHHTFKSNMVEIALHLPRYKKEEAEAHARAMALLKFVGLDDLANEEARNLPYGKQRLLEIARALALDPELLLLDEPAAGLTAPDIKELLRIIRKIRDSGITFILIEHHMDVVMSVCDTVSVLDFGQKIAEGKPAEVQADEKVIHAYLGT, encoded by the coding sequence ATGAAATTGAAGTCTCTATTACCCATATTAATTGCGATTGCGGGCCTGATTTGTTTGCCCCTCTTTATTCACAACCCTTACTACATTCACTTAGTTGAAACGATTCTGATCTACACCATTTTGTTATATGGTTTGGATATTGTTGTCGGTTATGTTGGTCAGGTTTCTTTGGGGCATGCAGCCTTATTCGGAATTGGCTCGTATACCGCTGGTGTTTTGTATTTCCACTTTGGCTTGCCAATTTGGATCAATATTCCAGCCTCTATTATTGTTACCGCTATCTTTGGTGGAATCTTAGCTTTGCCAGCATTGAAGGTGATTGGACCTTATTTAGCGATGGTGACCTTGGCGTTCGGTACGATCGCACAGATTCTGATTAATGAGATGACTTGGTTGACCGAAGGACCTTTGGGCATCAAGATTCCAAAGCCAGAGTTAATGGGTGTGCCAATGACTAAGGCGGAGTACTTCTGGTTGGTTTCTGCGGTTTTGATCATTTCTCTGATCGTAGTTGACCGTTTTGTGAAATCTCAAATCGGTCGTGCATTTGAAGCCTTGCGCGATTCCCCAATTGCTTGTGACTGTATGGGTGTATCCGTTTATCGCTTTAAGGTGATCGCATTTGTGATTAGCGCCGGCTTTGCTGGTTTGGCTGGTTGCTTGTACGCTTATTCAGAGCAATATATTTCACCAAACACCTATAACAATGAATTGGCTGTTCTCTTCTTGCTCGGCATCATTATGGGCGGACGTAAGTCTCGCTTGGGTGCATTGATTGGTGCTGCCATCATCGTATTGTTGCCAAAACTCTTGGATGACATCAATCTATTCCGCATTGTTGCTTCGGTTATTGCAATCGTGGTGGTGGTAGGTGCCGGCATGGCTCTATCCAAGAAGATAACGACTCCTAAACGTGTGGCTCTTCCTATCGCTGGTGTAGTGGGCTTAGCAGCATTTTCATTCTGGTTGAATAGCATTTCTGACTGGCGTTTGAGTATTTTCGGCTTCATGATTTTGCTAGTGGTGTATTACTTGCAAAGCGGCATCGTTGGTTTCGCGAAAAGCTTCTATCAAGCGATGGTTGGCAAGGCTAAAACTACTCGCGGCGGTGATCACGAAGCGGTGGATGATTCCATTAGCTTTATTAGTACTGTTGCCAATCAAAATACGGGTGCTGAGCTCCTGAAAGTGGACTCTGTATTGATGCAGTTCGGCGGCTTAAAGGCATTGAACAATGTTGATCTCAGTATTAAGCGCGGCACTATTCATGGTTTGATCGGCCCTAACGGTTCCGGTAAGAGCACTATGATGAACGTGTTGACTGGTATTTATGTGCCTACAGCCGGTAACGTGTTGTATTCAGGCGAAAGTGTTGTTGGTAAGACTTCTTCCGATATCGCCTTGTCTGGCATTGCGCGTACCTTCCAAAACGTTCAGCTCTTCGGCGAGATGACTGCTATCCAAAATATTTTGGTTGGCTTGCATCACACCTTCAAGTCAAACATGGTGGAGATTGCTTTACATCTGCCGCGTTATAAGAAAGAGGAGGCTGAGGCCCATGCTCGTGCAATGGCATTGCTCAAATTCGTTGGCCTAGATGATTTAGCGAATGAAGAAGCGCGTAACTTGCCGTACGGTAAGCAACGTTTGCTGGAGATTGCTCGTGCCTTGGCGTTGGATCCTGAGTTGCTCTTGTTAGATGAGCCAGCTGCTGGTTTAACTGCGCCAGACATCAAAGAACTCTTGCGCATTATTCGTAAGATCCGCGATAGCGGTATTACTTTCATCCTGATTGAACATCACATGGATGTGGTGATGTCAGTTTGCGATACTGTTTCTGTATTGGACTTCGGTCAGAAGATTGCAGAAGGTAAACCAGCTGAAGTTCAGGCAGACGAGAAGGTGATTCATGCCTACTTGGGTACTTAA
- a CDS encoding branched-chain amino acid ABC transporter permease: MDMFAQILSSGIAVGMIYAVIAFGFQLTFATSGTLNFGQGEALMLGALVGLTCVDTFGMNYWVMIPVVCLFGMLQGSFVELIGVRPAIKIKSEFGWIMSTIALGIIFKNVAENIWGRDALPFPSPLPMEPMSFLGANILPMEILVVVGALVMMLLVEFFNRKTIYGKAVVATANDRDAAGLMGINTSVVITFSYALSSLTAAFAGVLIAPLTLTGATMGGALGLKAFAVAIIGGLSSGLGIIVGGLILGIVETATGFYISTGYKDVPGLILLLLVLAYKPSGLFGKSAIKKV, encoded by the coding sequence ATGGACATGTTTGCACAAATCCTCTCGAGCGGCATAGCAGTGGGAATGATCTACGCGGTCATCGCTTTCGGCTTTCAACTCACATTTGCCACATCTGGCACCTTGAACTTCGGTCAGGGTGAAGCGCTGATGTTAGGTGCTCTTGTAGGTTTAACTTGCGTAGATACTTTTGGCATGAATTACTGGGTGATGATTCCAGTGGTTTGCTTGTTTGGTATGTTGCAAGGTAGCTTCGTTGAGCTCATCGGCGTACGTCCTGCAATCAAGATTAAATCGGAGTTTGGTTGGATTATGTCCACCATCGCCCTCGGTATTATTTTCAAGAACGTGGCTGAAAATATTTGGGGTCGCGATGCATTGCCATTCCCATCGCCGTTACCAATGGAGCCAATGAGTTTCTTAGGTGCAAATATTCTTCCCATGGAAATCTTGGTAGTCGTTGGCGCGTTGGTGATGATGTTGTTGGTGGAGTTCTTTAACCGCAAAACTATCTACGGTAAAGCGGTTGTTGCGACAGCAAACGATCGAGATGCAGCTGGCTTGATGGGTATTAATACTAGCGTAGTAATTACCTTCTCTTATGCACTTTCTTCTTTAACTGCAGCGTTCGCGGGCGTATTGATTGCACCCTTAACCCTGACTGGCGCAACCATGGGCGGTGCTCTAGGCCTGAAGGCTTTCGCAGTTGCGATTATTGGCGGCTTATCTAGTGGCCTCGGTATTATTGTTGGTGGCTTGATTCTCGGTATCGTAGAAACAGCAACCGGTTTTTATATCTCTACTGGTTACAAAGACGTGCCCGGTTTGATCTTGTTATTGCTCGTGTTGGCGTACAAACCATCTGGTCTCTTCGGCAAATCTGCAATTAAGAAAGTTTAA
- a CDS encoding GMC family oxidoreductase, producing MTQANTYDYIIIGAGSAGCMLAKRLTENPSKKVLLIEAGKNDNYIWIHIPVGYLYCIDNPRADWRFKTAAEKGLNGRSLLYPRGRVLGGCSSINGMIYMRGQAGDYESWVQATGDDSWSWENALKRYKSFEDYHSAANEWHGKDGEWTVSKQRLRWPIMDRFKEAAVEAGIPASEDFNCGDNFGVGYFDVSQRAGWRLNTSKAFLRDAAKRPNLTVLTQAIVTKLKIDPATKNCFGVEYIKDGQFREALCAIEQGGEVLLSAGAIGSVQILERSGVGAAAHLNQLGIPVIADLPGVGENLQDHLQLRMVYKVNGIKTLNTKANTLLGKMMIGLEYLFKRSGPMSMAPSQLGAFAYSSPEQKRANVEYHVQPLSLEKFGEDLHSFNAFTASVCNLRPTSRGSVHINSIDPEAPPVISPHYLSTDEDRKVAAESLRLTRKIVEQAALGPYAPEEYKPGMQYQTDDELVKAAGDIGTTIFHPVGTCKMGRADDPMAVLDSELRVRGIHHLRVVDASAMPTITSGNTAAPTMMIAERVAELLTRA from the coding sequence ATGACTCAAGCAAATACTTACGATTACATCATCATCGGAGCGGGTAGTGCTGGCTGCATGCTGGCTAAGCGCTTGACTGAGAACCCTAGTAAAAAAGTCCTGCTGATTGAGGCGGGTAAGAATGACAACTACATCTGGATCCATATTCCTGTTGGATACTTATATTGCATTGATAACCCAAGGGCAGATTGGCGTTTTAAAACAGCTGCCGAAAAAGGCTTGAATGGCCGTTCATTGTTATATCCGCGTGGCCGTGTTTTAGGTGGATGTTCATCGATTAACGGCATGATTTATATGCGTGGTCAAGCAGGTGACTACGAGTCTTGGGTTCAGGCAACTGGTGACGATTCTTGGTCTTGGGAAAATGCCCTTAAGCGTTACAAGTCATTTGAGGATTACCACAGCGCTGCAAATGAATGGCATGGTAAGGATGGTGAGTGGACTGTTTCAAAGCAGCGCTTACGTTGGCCCATCATGGATCGATTTAAAGAGGCGGCAGTTGAAGCGGGTATTCCGGCTTCAGAGGACTTTAACTGCGGTGATAACTTTGGCGTGGGTTACTTCGATGTGAGTCAACGTGCTGGTTGGCGCTTAAATACTTCCAAAGCTTTTCTAAGGGATGCTGCCAAGCGCCCTAATCTCACAGTATTAACTCAAGCTATTGTGACCAAGCTCAAAATTGATCCTGCTACTAAAAATTGTTTTGGAGTTGAATACATCAAGGATGGTCAATTTCGCGAAGCCTTATGTGCCATTGAGCAGGGTGGCGAAGTGTTATTGAGTGCAGGCGCGATTGGTAGCGTACAAATATTGGAGCGCTCTGGTGTTGGCGCTGCTGCACATTTAAATCAATTAGGTATCCCTGTTATTGCCGATCTCCCAGGCGTTGGCGAGAACTTACAAGATCACTTACAACTGCGTATGGTGTACAAGGTGAATGGCATTAAGACCTTGAATACCAAAGCCAATACGCTTTTGGGAAAGATGATGATTGGCTTGGAGTATCTCTTCAAGCGTTCTGGCCCAATGTCGATGGCGCCATCGCAGCTCGGCGCATTTGCCTATAGTTCTCCGGAACAAAAGCGTGCCAATGTGGAATATCACGTACAGCCTCTGTCATTAGAAAAGTTTGGCGAAGACTTGCATTCGTTTAATGCATTTACTGCGAGTGTCTGTAACTTGCGTCCCACTTCGCGCGGTAGTGTGCACATCAACTCAATTGATCCAGAAGCGCCACCAGTGATTAGTCCTCATTATTTGTCGACCGATGAAGATCGCAAGGTGGCAGCTGAGTCTTTGCGCTTAACTCGTAAGATTGTTGAGCAGGCCGCCCTAGGTCCATACGCTCCTGAAGAATACAAACCAGGCATGCAATATCAAACGGATGATGAGTTAGTTAAAGCGGCGGGGGATATTGGTACAACCATCTTCCATCCGGTAGGCACATGCAAGATGGGGCGTGCGGATGATCCGATGGCAGTACTCGATTCTGAATTGCGCGTAAGAGGCATTCATCATCTGCGTGTAGTCGATGCCTCGGCGATGCCAACAATTACCTCGGGTAATACTGCTGCCCCTACGATGATGATTGCTGAACGCGTGGCGGAATTACTGACACGTGCCTAA
- a CDS encoding ABC transporter substrate-binding protein — MNIRHHIFAVAAAAMLTTGAYAADIKLGVAGPFTGGSSSMGVSMRDGVRLAAKEINAAGGINGNKIVLVERDDEAKNERGVQIAQELINNEKVVATLGYINTGVALASQRFYQDAKIPVMNNVATGSLITHQFPNAAENYVFRNAAADNIQAPMIAKEAVEKRGLKKVAILADSTNYGQLGREDLEKALKGYGVTPVAVEKFNIGDVDMTSQLLKAKNAGADVVLTYAIGPELAQIANGMAKLGWKKPMIGSWTLSMASFIDTAGKNGDGATMPETFIQQPATTPKRKAFVEAYLKDFKPKNGIIASPVSAAQGYDSVYLLAAAIKQANSTEGPKILAALQDLKAPVEGVVITYNKPFTATDHEAIKSKDVVMGVVESGRVQFLNAEDATAKKK, encoded by the coding sequence ATGAACATTCGTCATCACATTTTTGCAGTAGCCGCTGCTGCAATGCTTACAACCGGCGCTTATGCTGCCGATATCAAACTTGGTGTTGCAGGTCCATTTACTGGTGGTTCATCCTCAATGGGTGTCAGTATGCGTGACGGTGTTCGCCTTGCTGCAAAAGAAATTAATGCTGCTGGTGGTATTAACGGCAACAAAATCGTTTTGGTTGAGCGCGATGATGAAGCGAAAAACGAACGTGGCGTACAAATTGCACAAGAATTGATTAACAATGAAAAAGTAGTTGCTACTTTGGGTTACATCAATACTGGTGTTGCATTGGCTTCACAGCGCTTCTATCAAGATGCAAAGATTCCAGTAATGAACAACGTTGCTACAGGTTCTTTGATTACTCACCAGTTCCCAAATGCTGCTGAAAACTATGTTTTCCGTAATGCTGCAGCTGACAATATTCAAGCGCCAATGATCGCTAAAGAAGCGGTTGAGAAGCGTGGCCTGAAGAAAGTAGCCATTTTGGCTGACTCAACAAACTACGGCCAGTTAGGCCGCGAGGACTTAGAGAAGGCCTTGAAAGGTTACGGCGTAACTCCAGTTGCTGTTGAGAAGTTCAACATTGGTGACGTGGACATGACTTCACAATTACTCAAAGCAAAAAATGCTGGTGCTGATGTTGTTTTGACATATGCAATCGGACCTGAGTTGGCACAAATTGCTAACGGTATGGCGAAGTTGGGTTGGAAAAAACCAATGATCGGTAGCTGGACATTGTCAATGGCTAGCTTTATTGATACGGCCGGTAAAAATGGTGATGGCGCAACTATGCCAGAAACTTTCATTCAGCAGCCTGCAACAACTCCAAAGCGCAAAGCTTTCGTTGAGGCTTATTTGAAAGACTTCAAACCTAAGAATGGCATCATTGCATCTCCGGTTTCTGCTGCTCAAGGATACGACTCTGTTTACTTGTTAGCCGCTGCTATCAAGCAGGCAAACAGCACAGAGGGACCAAAGATTTTGGCAGCTTTGCAAGATCTGAAGGCTCCTGTTGAAGGCGTTGTGATTACTTATAACAAGCCATTCACTGCGACTGACCATGAGGCTATCAAGTCAAAAGACGTAGTTATGGGCGTGGTTGAGAGCGGCCGTGTTCAGTTCTTGAATGCTGAAGACGCAACAGCGAAAAAGAAGTAA
- a CDS encoding EamA family transporter yields the protein MPKTSQKSYSLPASHLLLALAIVAVWGTNFVVIKLSLAAFPPFLFAALRYTFAFLPLVFFVPRPKTSWVNLCIYGLAVGVGQFGILYFAIDGRISPGLASLVIQTQVFFTIGFAMFFAKERLRTYQMLAVLVAMTGLGIIALHTDATTTFLGLALVVFTGFSWGVANTVSRRAGSINMLAYVVWASAFAIPPLFAISFLFEGGWGHMSTSLTSAPVGAWAGVLWQSWGNTIFGYSAWAWLLSKHPAAVVAPAPLLVPIFGMGAAAYFLGESLPLWKILAAGLVIVGLIINLFWPNIQRILQQRWLS from the coding sequence GTGCCTAAGACTTCACAGAAAAGCTATTCATTACCCGCTAGTCATTTATTGCTAGCGTTGGCTATTGTGGCAGTGTGGGGTACGAACTTTGTAGTCATTAAATTGTCGCTCGCAGCGTTTCCACCATTTTTATTTGCTGCGCTCAGGTATACCTTCGCATTTCTTCCGCTGGTGTTCTTTGTGCCAAGACCCAAAACATCTTGGGTCAATCTTTGTATTTATGGCTTGGCGGTTGGTGTGGGGCAGTTCGGAATCCTGTACTTTGCGATCGATGGTCGCATTTCTCCAGGTCTGGCATCCTTAGTGATTCAGACCCAGGTATTTTTCACTATCGGCTTTGCGATGTTTTTTGCTAAAGAGCGTTTACGTACTTATCAAATGCTGGCGGTATTGGTTGCTATGACTGGATTGGGAATTATTGCGCTGCACACCGATGCCACAACCACCTTCTTGGGTCTTGCCTTGGTGGTATTTACTGGCTTTTCTTGGGGGGTTGCCAATACGGTTAGCCGGAGAGCGGGCTCTATTAATATGCTGGCCTACGTAGTTTGGGCGAGTGCTTTTGCGATTCCTCCCTTGTTTGCAATTTCCTTCCTTTTTGAGGGCGGGTGGGGTCATATGAGTACTTCTTTAACCTCAGCCCCAGTAGGGGCATGGGCTGGTGTTCTTTGGCAGTCTTGGGGTAATACCATCTTTGGTTATTCGGCTTGGGCCTGGCTCCTTTCTAAGCATCCGGCAGCAGTGGTGGCGCCTGCGCCTTTGCTGGTACCTATTTTTGGCATGGGGGCAGCAGCCTATTTCTTGGGGGAGTCTTTGCCGCTATGGAAGATCTTGGCAGCGGGCCTGGTGATCGTTGGGCTGATCATCAACCTTTTTTGGCCCAACATTCAGCGAATCCTTCAGCAGCGCTGGCTTTCCTAA
- a CDS encoding ABC transporter ATP-binding protein gives MLSIKNLEAGYGKVKVLHGINIDVPRGQVITLIGSNGAGKTTTMRAITGMIKPTAGEVTLSGEKIDGYDSHKIARLGLAHSPEGRRVFTTMSVTDNLLLGAFPRFTGSRPKGDIKSDLEKSLEMFPRLKERRNQLAGTLSGGEQQMLAMARAVMLNPEIILLDEPSMGLAPILVEEVFKIISNLKSQGVTMLLVEQFAAAALNVADYGYVLENGKIATHGPAAKLKDDPAVKAAYLGGAGGH, from the coding sequence ATGTTATCTATTAAGAATCTTGAAGCAGGCTACGGCAAAGTAAAAGTCCTTCATGGCATCAATATTGATGTTCCTAGGGGGCAAGTGATTACTTTGATTGGCTCAAACGGTGCCGGCAAAACCACCACTATGCGCGCTATTACCGGCATGATTAAGCCAACAGCCGGTGAAGTCACATTAAGCGGCGAAAAAATTGATGGTTACGACTCTCATAAGATCGCACGTTTAGGTTTGGCTCACAGTCCCGAGGGTCGCCGCGTATTTACAACGATGTCTGTAACTGACAACTTGTTGCTTGGCGCATTTCCACGCTTTACAGGCAGTCGTCCAAAAGGTGATATTAAGAGTGACTTAGAGAAGTCTCTTGAAATGTTCCCGCGTCTTAAAGAGCGTCGCAATCAATTGGCAGGAACACTATCTGGCGGTGAGCAACAGATGTTAGCAATGGCTCGTGCTGTGATGCTGAACCCAGAGATCATTCTTCTAGATGAGCCATCAATGGGCCTAGCACCAATCTTAGTTGAGGAAGTATTTAAGATCATCTCTAACCTCAAGTCACAAGGCGTAACGATGTTGTTGGTTGAGCAGTTTGCTGCTGCTGCTTTAAACGTAGCCGATTATGGTTATGTTCTGGAGAACGGCAAGATCGCCACTCACGGACCTGCTGCAAAGCTCAAGGATGATCCTGCAGTGAAGGCGGCTTACTTGGGTGGTGCTGGTGGCCACTAA